A part of Methanohalobium evestigatum Z-7303 genomic DNA contains:
- the pfkC gene encoding ADP-specific phosphofructokinase has protein sequence MELEHWEKNHSEAYSDISKSLENIKGIFVAYNSNIDAIKHIEKDDFDKLLKHVNLKNVKHRSMSFPRVIKDPDDLMARLVIAMRDGKAAEVPTYSTDVHEWLTNHIDFDNAYMGGQAGIISNFLANIDIKNVVTYVPWLSKEQAEYFTNSKNLLYPVVENSKLSFKHPINAYNPEYEPKVNWIMEFSKGLEVQCGEEEFVVPRDNRLILSSRPTWLRIDMSKELYEQLPELGKNVDGAILSGYQMIKENYEDGSTYHNYVKKSVDAIKRLKNGNPDIRIHVEFTSIQDKFIRERILKDIVSQHVHSLGLDTIEVANALNVLDYEELAYAVINKTEKGISALYEGAVRLLYELELERVHVHSLGYFICVVKNTHPVDIEDHRNALLFASTASAAKAKIGNIKSIDDIKKGLGTPVSEKGYNHLQELAKYLEKEGICLTEEFEKGYIRTPYHDVIIIPTKVVEKPVATVGIGDIISASAFAAVLAKMK, from the coding sequence ATGGAACTTGAACACTGGGAAAAAAATCATTCTGAAGCATACTCTGACATCAGCAAATCATTGGAAAACATTAAAGGCATTTTTGTTGCATATAACAGCAATATTGATGCAATAAAACACATTGAAAAAGACGATTTTGACAAACTTTTAAAACATGTGAACCTGAAAAACGTTAAACACAGGTCGATGTCATTTCCGAGAGTGATTAAAGACCCTGATGATCTTATGGCAAGATTGGTAATTGCCATGCGCGATGGTAAAGCCGCAGAAGTTCCTACATATTCTACCGATGTTCATGAATGGCTAACAAACCATATTGATTTTGATAATGCTTATATGGGTGGACAGGCTGGTATTATATCTAATTTCCTGGCAAATATTGATATAAAAAATGTAGTAACCTACGTTCCCTGGCTTTCCAAGGAACAGGCTGAATACTTCACAAATTCTAAAAATCTTCTGTATCCGGTTGTAGAAAACAGTAAACTGAGTTTCAAACATCCAATAAACGCCTATAACCCGGAATATGAGCCAAAAGTTAACTGGATAATGGAATTTTCAAAAGGACTTGAAGTACAATGCGGAGAAGAAGAATTTGTAGTTCCAAGAGATAACCGACTTATACTTTCCTCAAGACCTACATGGCTTCGCATAGACATGAGTAAAGAGCTTTATGAGCAACTACCGGAACTTGGAAAAAATGTCGATGGTGCTATACTTTCAGGCTACCAGATGATAAAAGAAAATTATGAGGATGGTTCTACATACCATAATTATGTTAAAAAATCAGTCGATGCTATAAAGAGATTAAAGAATGGAAATCCAGATATTCGCATTCATGTAGAATTTACATCTATACAGGATAAGTTTATCCGTGAAAGGATATTAAAAGATATTGTTAGCCAGCATGTCCATTCACTGGGACTTGATACAATAGAAGTTGCAAACGCTCTTAACGTCCTTGATTATGAGGAACTTGCTTATGCAGTTATCAATAAAACTGAGAAAGGTATTTCTGCACTGTATGAAGGAGCAGTCCGTTTATTATATGAACTTGAACTTGAAAGAGTACATGTACATTCACTTGGGTATTTTATCTGTGTCGTTAAAAATACACATCCAGTAGACATAGAAGACCATAGGAATGCCCTCCTGTTCGCATCAACAGCTTCTGCCGCCAAAGCTAAAATAGGAAATATCAAATCAATTGATGATATCAAAAAAGGTCTTGGAACTCCTGTTTCAGAGAAGGGATATAACCACCTCCAAGAATTGGCAAAATACCTTGAAAAAGAAGGCATATGCCTTACAGAGGAGTTTGAAAAGGGATACATCCGCACCCCATACCATGATGTTATAATCATACCTACTAAAGTGGTGGAAAAACCAGTTGCTACGGTTGGAATAGGTGATATAATATCTGCATCAGCCTTTGCAGCCGTACTGGCTAAGATGAAATGA
- a CDS encoding ADP-dependent glucokinase/phosphofructokinase, which translates to MNILCGYNANIDSVYRITGDEINRLLEHQNQDNIIKKIENPPNRIDSIDDFIAGLIICIRNGSGAEWLVHDDSVFEFLKNYFFDNSIIRMGGNCGIMSNVLSLMGAGEVVPNIAKPSKTQLDAFTDNESIIIPGYNNQNDINEDKELIHFVFDFKKGEKVTLNGYSMVAPRENRFIATYDCLNIELTINPDFKHYADEHIDEMDGALISGYHMLQEYYPDGSSYVDKFQKSLDQIKNWKQLNKQLLLHAELGHFSNVEIAQYVFTSLTDHVDGMGMNEDELAMLHGIHNIPVNDILQMNAISILEASLQCVLKSGLQKFIIHTREFTLCVCKPDVFDAVCELESMKFGVKCAAVFADTGILKNRNYVEKTASKLEESDFGLNEVEKIKEFINGKSYNNGTYGSRSGLSVGIIPTLISKNPISTVGLGDTFCAGTYLKQLELVKNPE; encoded by the coding sequence ATGAATATACTCTGTGGATACAACGCAAACATCGATTCAGTTTACAGGATTACAGGGGATGAGATTAACCGGTTGCTTGAACATCAAAACCAAGATAACATCATAAAAAAAATAGAAAATCCACCCAACCGTATTGATTCTATTGATGATTTTATTGCCGGTCTGATTATCTGTATACGTAATGGTTCAGGTGCAGAATGGCTTGTTCATGATGATTCGGTTTTTGAGTTTTTAAAAAACTATTTTTTTGACAATTCCATTATCCGTATGGGTGGGAATTGTGGCATAATGTCAAATGTGTTGTCACTAATGGGTGCTGGTGAAGTAGTACCAAATATTGCAAAACCATCAAAAACCCAGCTTGATGCATTTACAGACAACGAATCTATCATTATTCCAGGTTACAATAATCAGAATGATATTAATGAAGACAAAGAATTAATACATTTTGTATTCGACTTTAAAAAAGGTGAAAAAGTTACCTTAAACGGTTATTCCATGGTGGCACCAAGAGAAAATCGTTTCATAGCTACATATGACTGTTTGAACATAGAACTTACAATTAACCCCGATTTTAAACACTATGCCGATGAACACATAGATGAAATGGATGGTGCACTGATATCAGGTTACCATATGCTTCAGGAATATTATCCAGATGGTTCCAGCTATGTTGACAAATTCCAGAAATCCCTTGACCAGATAAAAAACTGGAAACAGTTAAATAAACAACTGTTGCTTCATGCAGAACTTGGACATTTTTCCAATGTTGAAATTGCCCAATATGTATTCACTAGCCTTACAGACCACGTAGATGGAATGGGTATGAATGAGGATGAACTTGCAATGCTGCACGGGATACACAACATCCCTGTAAATGATATTTTACAGATGAATGCTATATCTATACTTGAAGCATCCTTACAATGTGTTTTAAAATCCGGATTACAAAAGTTTATAATTCACACAAGGGAATTTACGCTTTGTGTCTGTAAACCAGACGTTTTTGATGCTGTCTGTGAACTCGAATCTATGAAATTCGGAGTGAAATGTGCAGCCGTATTTGCAGACACAGGGATACTTAAAAATAGAAACTATGTTGAAAAAACAGCATCAAAACTGGAAGAAAGTGATTTTGGATTAAATGAAGTAGAAAAAATCAAGGAATTTATAAACGGTAAATCGTACAATAATGGAACTTATGGGAGTCGTTCAGGTTTAAGTGTGGGTATAATTCCGACCCTTATTTCAAAAAACCCTATATCCACTGTAGGATTGGGAGATACCTTCTGTGCTGGAACATACTTGAAACAACTTGAATTGGTTAAAAATCCTGAATGA